Proteins found in one Pseudochaenichthys georgianus chromosome 13, fPseGeo1.2, whole genome shotgun sequence genomic segment:
- the ets1 gene encoding protein C-ets-1 isoform X4, translated as MVMTAAVDMKPTLTIIKTERMDDSECGDVPLLTPGSKEMMSQALKATFSGFTKEQQRLGIPKDPRQWTDNHVAEWLTWTVNEFSLKNVDFEKFCMNGASLCAMGKDRFLDLAPDFVGDILWEHLEMLQKEDAKHYPINGLTSNFQESRYTSDYFVSYGIEHAQCVPPSEYSEPGFITESYQTLHPISSEELLTLKYESEYPAVILRDTPLNPLQGDYFTVKQEVVSHDNMCVGRLSRGKLGGQDSFESIESFESCDRLTQSWSSQSSFSSLQRVPSYDSFDSEDYPTALHSHKPKGTFKDYVRERSDLSKDKPVIPAAALAGYTGSGPIQLWQFLLELLTDKSCQSFISWTGDGWEFKLSDPDEVARRWGKRKNKPKMNYEKLSRGLRYYYDKNIIHKTSGKRYVYRFVCDLKSLLGYTPEELHAMLDVKPDTDE; from the exons ATGGTCATGACGGCAGCTGTCGATATGAAACCGACGTTAACAATCATAAAGACTGAAAGAATGGACG ATTCGGAGTGTGGAGATGTTCCCCTTCTCACTCCAGGAAGTAAAGAGATGATGTCCCAGGCTCTGAAGGCCACCTTCAGCGGCTTCACAAAGGAGCAGCAGCGGCTTGGTATTCCCAAAG ATCCCAGACAGTGGACAGACAACCATGTGGCTGAGTGGCTAACATGGACAGTGAACGAGTTCAGTCTGAAGAATGTCGACTTTGAAAAATTCTGCATGAACGGAGCCAGCCTGTGTGCGATGGGGAAGGATCGCTTCCTAGACTTAGCACCTGACTTTGTGGGTGACATCCTTTGGGAACATTTAGAAATGCTTCAGAAAG AGGATGCAAAGCATTACCCCATCAATGGACTGACCTCCAACTTCCAGGAATCCCGTTATACCTCAGACTACTTTGTCA GCTACGGAATTGAACATGCCCAATGTGTCCCTCCTTCTGAATACTCAGAGCCCGGCTTCATCACAGAGTCCTACCAGACACTTCATCCCATCAGCTCGGAGGAATTGCTGACGCTCAAGTACGAGAGTGAATATCCTGCCGTCATCCTACGGGACACGCCCCTCAACCCGCTGCAGGGGGACTACTTCACTGTCAAACAGGAGGTGGTATCCCATGACAACATGTGTGTGGGACGACTCAGCCGAG GTAAACTCGGAGGCCAGGACTCCTTTGAGAGCATCGAGAGCTTTGAGAGCTGCGACCGGTTGACCCAGTCATGGAGCAGCCAGTCCTCGTTCAGCAGCCTGCAGCGGGTACCTTCGTACGACAGCTTCGACTCAGAAGACTACCCCACTGCCCTGCATAGCCACAAGCCCAAGGGCACTTTCAAAGACTATGTGAGGGAGCGCTCGGACCTCAGCAAGGATAAACCCGTCATCCCCGCGGCAGCGCTGGCAGGATACACAG GCAGCGGCCCTATCCAGCTGTGGCAGTTTCTCCTGGAGCTGCTGACCGACAAGTCTTGCCAGTCCTTCATCAGCTGGACAGGCGACGGCTGGGAGTTCAAGCTTTCTGACCCAGATGAG GTTGCTCGGAGGTGGGGCAAGAGGAAAAACAAGCCCAAGATGAACTACGAGAAGCTGAGCCGTGGCCTGCGCTACTACTATGACAAGAACATCATCCACAAGACATCGGGGAAACGCTACGTCTACCGCTTTGTCTGTGACTTAAAAAGCTTGCTGGGATACACTCCTGAGGAGCTCCATGCAATGTTGGACGTAAAGCCCGATACGGACGAGTGA
- the ets1 gene encoding protein C-ets-1 isoform X1, which yields MSYYMDPVSSYPALHPCDRLGAMRHSGGMAVGLQYHPPGVVHPQHQYHPSQPLYIQDIPLQEVPNGHDMGPTDSECGDVPLLTPGSKEMMSQALKATFSGFTKEQQRLGIPKDPRQWTDNHVAEWLTWTVNEFSLKNVDFEKFCMNGASLCAMGKDRFLDLAPDFVGDILWEHLEMLQKEDAKHYPINGLTSNFQESRYTSDYFVSYGIEHAQCVPPSEYSEPGFITESYQTLHPISSEELLTLKYESEYPAVILRDTPLNPLQGDYFTVKQEVVSHDNMCVGRLSRGKLGGQDSFESIESFESCDRLTQSWSSQSSFSSLQRVPSYDSFDSEDYPTALHSHKPKGTFKDYVRERSDLSKDKPVIPAAALAGYTGSGPIQLWQFLLELLTDKSCQSFISWTGDGWEFKLSDPDEVARRWGKRKNKPKMNYEKLSRGLRYYYDKNIIHKTSGKRYVYRFVCDLKSLLGYTPEELHAMLDVKPDTDE from the exons ATGAGTTACTACATGGATCCAGTTTCTTCCTACCCGGCCCTTCACCCCTGTGACCGTCTGGGCGCAATG AGGCACAGTGGTGGGATGGCAGTGGGCCTTCAGTACCACCCCCCAGGTGTGGTTCATCCCCAGCACCAGTACCACCCATCACAGCCCCTTTACATCCAGGACATCCCCCTGCAGGAGGTGCCCAACGGACACGATATGGGTCCTACAG ATTCGGAGTGTGGAGATGTTCCCCTTCTCACTCCAGGAAGTAAAGAGATGATGTCCCAGGCTCTGAAGGCCACCTTCAGCGGCTTCACAAAGGAGCAGCAGCGGCTTGGTATTCCCAAAG ATCCCAGACAGTGGACAGACAACCATGTGGCTGAGTGGCTAACATGGACAGTGAACGAGTTCAGTCTGAAGAATGTCGACTTTGAAAAATTCTGCATGAACGGAGCCAGCCTGTGTGCGATGGGGAAGGATCGCTTCCTAGACTTAGCACCTGACTTTGTGGGTGACATCCTTTGGGAACATTTAGAAATGCTTCAGAAAG AGGATGCAAAGCATTACCCCATCAATGGACTGACCTCCAACTTCCAGGAATCCCGTTATACCTCAGACTACTTTGTCA GCTACGGAATTGAACATGCCCAATGTGTCCCTCCTTCTGAATACTCAGAGCCCGGCTTCATCACAGAGTCCTACCAGACACTTCATCCCATCAGCTCGGAGGAATTGCTGACGCTCAAGTACGAGAGTGAATATCCTGCCGTCATCCTACGGGACACGCCCCTCAACCCGCTGCAGGGGGACTACTTCACTGTCAAACAGGAGGTGGTATCCCATGACAACATGTGTGTGGGACGACTCAGCCGAG GTAAACTCGGAGGCCAGGACTCCTTTGAGAGCATCGAGAGCTTTGAGAGCTGCGACCGGTTGACCCAGTCATGGAGCAGCCAGTCCTCGTTCAGCAGCCTGCAGCGGGTACCTTCGTACGACAGCTTCGACTCAGAAGACTACCCCACTGCCCTGCATAGCCACAAGCCCAAGGGCACTTTCAAAGACTATGTGAGGGAGCGCTCGGACCTCAGCAAGGATAAACCCGTCATCCCCGCGGCAGCGCTGGCAGGATACACAG GCAGCGGCCCTATCCAGCTGTGGCAGTTTCTCCTGGAGCTGCTGACCGACAAGTCTTGCCAGTCCTTCATCAGCTGGACAGGCGACGGCTGGGAGTTCAAGCTTTCTGACCCAGATGAG GTTGCTCGGAGGTGGGGCAAGAGGAAAAACAAGCCCAAGATGAACTACGAGAAGCTGAGCCGTGGCCTGCGCTACTACTATGACAAGAACATCATCCACAAGACATCGGGGAAACGCTACGTCTACCGCTTTGTCTGTGACTTAAAAAGCTTGCTGGGATACACTCCTGAGGAGCTCCATGCAATGTTGGACGTAAAGCCCGATACGGACGAGTGA
- the ets1 gene encoding protein C-ets-1 isoform X2: MSYYMDPVSSYPALHPCDRLGAMRHSGGMAVGLQYHPPGVVHPQHQYHPSQPLYIQDIPLQEVPNGHDMGPTDSECGDVPLLTPGSKEMMSQALKATFSGFTKEQQRLGIPKDPRQWTDNHVAEWLTWTVNEFSLKNVDFEKFCMNGASLCAMGKDRFLDLAPDFVGDILWEHLEMLQKEDAKHYPINGLTSNFQESRYTSDYFVKPGFITESYQTLHPISSEELLTLKYESEYPAVILRDTPLNPLQGDYFTVKQEVVSHDNMCVGRLSRGKLGGQDSFESIESFESCDRLTQSWSSQSSFSSLQRVPSYDSFDSEDYPTALHSHKPKGTFKDYVRERSDLSKDKPVIPAAALAGYTGSGPIQLWQFLLELLTDKSCQSFISWTGDGWEFKLSDPDEVARRWGKRKNKPKMNYEKLSRGLRYYYDKNIIHKTSGKRYVYRFVCDLKSLLGYTPEELHAMLDVKPDTDE, encoded by the exons ATGAGTTACTACATGGATCCAGTTTCTTCCTACCCGGCCCTTCACCCCTGTGACCGTCTGGGCGCAATG AGGCACAGTGGTGGGATGGCAGTGGGCCTTCAGTACCACCCCCCAGGTGTGGTTCATCCCCAGCACCAGTACCACCCATCACAGCCCCTTTACATCCAGGACATCCCCCTGCAGGAGGTGCCCAACGGACACGATATGGGTCCTACAG ATTCGGAGTGTGGAGATGTTCCCCTTCTCACTCCAGGAAGTAAAGAGATGATGTCCCAGGCTCTGAAGGCCACCTTCAGCGGCTTCACAAAGGAGCAGCAGCGGCTTGGTATTCCCAAAG ATCCCAGACAGTGGACAGACAACCATGTGGCTGAGTGGCTAACATGGACAGTGAACGAGTTCAGTCTGAAGAATGTCGACTTTGAAAAATTCTGCATGAACGGAGCCAGCCTGTGTGCGATGGGGAAGGATCGCTTCCTAGACTTAGCACCTGACTTTGTGGGTGACATCCTTTGGGAACATTTAGAAATGCTTCAGAAAG AGGATGCAAAGCATTACCCCATCAATGGACTGACCTCCAACTTCCAGGAATCCCGTTATACCTCAGACTACTTTGTCA AGCCCGGCTTCATCACAGAGTCCTACCAGACACTTCATCCCATCAGCTCGGAGGAATTGCTGACGCTCAAGTACGAGAGTGAATATCCTGCCGTCATCCTACGGGACACGCCCCTCAACCCGCTGCAGGGGGACTACTTCACTGTCAAACAGGAGGTGGTATCCCATGACAACATGTGTGTGGGACGACTCAGCCGAG GTAAACTCGGAGGCCAGGACTCCTTTGAGAGCATCGAGAGCTTTGAGAGCTGCGACCGGTTGACCCAGTCATGGAGCAGCCAGTCCTCGTTCAGCAGCCTGCAGCGGGTACCTTCGTACGACAGCTTCGACTCAGAAGACTACCCCACTGCCCTGCATAGCCACAAGCCCAAGGGCACTTTCAAAGACTATGTGAGGGAGCGCTCGGACCTCAGCAAGGATAAACCCGTCATCCCCGCGGCAGCGCTGGCAGGATACACAG GCAGCGGCCCTATCCAGCTGTGGCAGTTTCTCCTGGAGCTGCTGACCGACAAGTCTTGCCAGTCCTTCATCAGCTGGACAGGCGACGGCTGGGAGTTCAAGCTTTCTGACCCAGATGAG GTTGCTCGGAGGTGGGGCAAGAGGAAAAACAAGCCCAAGATGAACTACGAGAAGCTGAGCCGTGGCCTGCGCTACTACTATGACAAGAACATCATCCACAAGACATCGGGGAAACGCTACGTCTACCGCTTTGTCTGTGACTTAAAAAGCTTGCTGGGATACACTCCTGAGGAGCTCCATGCAATGTTGGACGTAAAGCCCGATACGGACGAGTGA
- the ets1 gene encoding protein C-ets-1 isoform X3 yields the protein MSYYMDPVSSYPALHPCDRLGAMRHSGGMAVGLQYHPPGVVHPQHQYHPSQPLYIQDIPLQEVPNGHDMGPTDSECGDVPLLTPGSKEMMSQALKATFSGFTKEQQRLGIPKDPRQWTDNHVAEWLTWTVNEFSLKNVDFEKFCMNGASLCAMGKDRFLDLAPDFVGDILWEHLEMLQKGYGIEHAQCVPPSEYSEPGFITESYQTLHPISSEELLTLKYESEYPAVILRDTPLNPLQGDYFTVKQEVVSHDNMCVGRLSRGKLGGQDSFESIESFESCDRLTQSWSSQSSFSSLQRVPSYDSFDSEDYPTALHSHKPKGTFKDYVRERSDLSKDKPVIPAAALAGYTGSGPIQLWQFLLELLTDKSCQSFISWTGDGWEFKLSDPDEVARRWGKRKNKPKMNYEKLSRGLRYYYDKNIIHKTSGKRYVYRFVCDLKSLLGYTPEELHAMLDVKPDTDE from the exons ATGAGTTACTACATGGATCCAGTTTCTTCCTACCCGGCCCTTCACCCCTGTGACCGTCTGGGCGCAATG AGGCACAGTGGTGGGATGGCAGTGGGCCTTCAGTACCACCCCCCAGGTGTGGTTCATCCCCAGCACCAGTACCACCCATCACAGCCCCTTTACATCCAGGACATCCCCCTGCAGGAGGTGCCCAACGGACACGATATGGGTCCTACAG ATTCGGAGTGTGGAGATGTTCCCCTTCTCACTCCAGGAAGTAAAGAGATGATGTCCCAGGCTCTGAAGGCCACCTTCAGCGGCTTCACAAAGGAGCAGCAGCGGCTTGGTATTCCCAAAG ATCCCAGACAGTGGACAGACAACCATGTGGCTGAGTGGCTAACATGGACAGTGAACGAGTTCAGTCTGAAGAATGTCGACTTTGAAAAATTCTGCATGAACGGAGCCAGCCTGTGTGCGATGGGGAAGGATCGCTTCCTAGACTTAGCACCTGACTTTGTGGGTGACATCCTTTGGGAACATTTAGAAATGCTTCAGAAAG GCTACGGAATTGAACATGCCCAATGTGTCCCTCCTTCTGAATACTCAGAGCCCGGCTTCATCACAGAGTCCTACCAGACACTTCATCCCATCAGCTCGGAGGAATTGCTGACGCTCAAGTACGAGAGTGAATATCCTGCCGTCATCCTACGGGACACGCCCCTCAACCCGCTGCAGGGGGACTACTTCACTGTCAAACAGGAGGTGGTATCCCATGACAACATGTGTGTGGGACGACTCAGCCGAG GTAAACTCGGAGGCCAGGACTCCTTTGAGAGCATCGAGAGCTTTGAGAGCTGCGACCGGTTGACCCAGTCATGGAGCAGCCAGTCCTCGTTCAGCAGCCTGCAGCGGGTACCTTCGTACGACAGCTTCGACTCAGAAGACTACCCCACTGCCCTGCATAGCCACAAGCCCAAGGGCACTTTCAAAGACTATGTGAGGGAGCGCTCGGACCTCAGCAAGGATAAACCCGTCATCCCCGCGGCAGCGCTGGCAGGATACACAG GCAGCGGCCCTATCCAGCTGTGGCAGTTTCTCCTGGAGCTGCTGACCGACAAGTCTTGCCAGTCCTTCATCAGCTGGACAGGCGACGGCTGGGAGTTCAAGCTTTCTGACCCAGATGAG GTTGCTCGGAGGTGGGGCAAGAGGAAAAACAAGCCCAAGATGAACTACGAGAAGCTGAGCCGTGGCCTGCGCTACTACTATGACAAGAACATCATCCACAAGACATCGGGGAAACGCTACGTCTACCGCTTTGTCTGTGACTTAAAAAGCTTGCTGGGATACACTCCTGAGGAGCTCCATGCAATGTTGGACGTAAAGCCCGATACGGACGAGTGA